gatcttgttctcggtgctgctcctgtagcacgtgctccttatcgactcgcaccttccgaacttcaagaattgtcgagttaaCTCCGTGAGTTTTTATACAAGGGGTTCAtttgtcccagttcgtccccttggggagctcatgttctgtttgttaagaagaaggatggttcgtttcgtttgtgtatttattatcgtgaattgaacaagcttactgttaaaaaaccgttaccctcttcctagaatcaACGATCTGTTCGGTTAGCttcagggttcgtctgtttattctaagatcgatcttcattctggttatcatcaactgcgaGTTAAAGAATCTGATATTTCGAAAACCGAAtcccgcacccgttatggtcactacgagttccttgttatgccgttcggattgacaattgcacctgctgtgttcatggacctcatgcaccgtgtgtgtagaccctatctgtgcaaattcgttatcgttttcatcgacgacattcttataTATTCCAAGAGTggtgaagagcacgaagaacatttgaagttggtgcttgatttgttgaggaaagaagagttgtacgctaagttctctaagtgtgctttctggttaagagaagttcaattctttggacatgttgttagtaaacagggaatacaagttgatcctgctaagattgaggcaattcaGAAGTGGGAAATTtagaagactcctactcagattcgttagtttctagggttggcaggctactatagaaggttcattcaagatttctctcgtatagcaaaacctctgactgctttaacgcacaagggaaaaaagtatgagtggaaggatgaacaagaaactggttttcaaacactgaagaagaagttaacttccgctctgatattatcactacctgagggtaatgacgattttgttgtctatttTGATGCTTCAcgccagggctttggttgtgttttgatgcagcgaaagaaagtcatttcatacgcgtcacgtcagttgaagatccatgaacagaattatacaacccatgatttagagttgggagctgttgtgtttgcgcttaagatttggagacattatttgtatggggtcaaaagtacagtgtacactgatcacaaaagtcttcaacatatccttgatcagaaacagttgaatatgaggcaacgacaaTGGGttaagacgttgaatgattatgattgtgaacttttatatcatccgggaaaggccaatgttgtagctgatgcgttaagtcataaagagagggttgaacctcgcagatttagagctttgaatatgacaattcaaactaacctcgctaggcagattcttgaggcacaacaagaagccttgaaggaggagaattttgtgaacgagaaggtcagaggcatgggtaagaagtttgaggtatgaaccgatggtactaggtactttgcgggacgtctttgggtttcgaagtttggtgatctgcgacaacttgttttagatgaggctcataagtctaggtactctattcatcctggttcaggaaagatgtatcatgatcttaaggagctgtattggtggcctaatttgaaaactaatgtggctacttatgtggctaagtgtttgaactgtgctaaggttaaagctcaaCATCAGAAACTGTCTGGACTTttagtgcaacctgagattcccgagtggaagtggcaaggtattacgatggattttattacaaagctACCGagggttgtgggtggttatgataccatttgggtgattgttgaccgactcacaaagtcagctcatttcttgccgattaaggaaacagattcgatggagaagcttactcgtttgtatttgaacgaaattgtttcaagacatggtgttcctgtatctattatttcagaccgagacagtcgatttacatcgaggttttggcagtccttacaggaagctttgggaacaaagttggatatgagcactgcttatcatccacagtcgaatgggcagagtgaaaggaccattcaaacattagaagacatgttacgggcttgcgtcattgattttggtaatggttgtgatagatatttgccgttggctgaattttcttataataacagctatcatgcaagtattaaagccgcaccgtttgaagctctgtatggtagaaagtgtaggtctcctatctgttggaatgaggttggggatgctcaactcacaggcccagaaattattcatgagactaccgagaagatcgtacagattaaagaaagattgaaaaaCCGCCAGGAGTCGGTAAAAGAGTTAGGCCGATGTTCAAAgaaaagatttggaatttcaggtcggtgaccgtgttatgttgaaggtatcaccttggaaaggtgtggtacgttttagtaagagaggaaagttgaatcctcgttttgttggaccgtttgagattatcgaaagaattgaacatgtggcttatcgtttgaaattttcacaagaactcagtgttgttcacgacgtttttcatgtatcaaatttgaagaagtgtttggccgaggccgatgaaaccattcctcttaatgaacttcatgttgataaacaactccattttattgaggaacctgttgaaattatggatcgagaggttaagactctcatgcaaagtagaattcctatcgtctgAGTTAGATGGAATGACagatgcggtcccgagttcacttggaaacgtgaagatcagatgaagaagaagtacccgcatttgttcccagatgacgagtcaacccctgcacctgcttaaatttcgggacaaaatttccgtaacgggaaggtactgtcatgaccctacttttttcgttatcttttaccgtttattatttaacgtcctttaattgttattcgtgccacgtcctttctatgacctatattattattttagtaataatatattaattattatgtgttatatgaatatttgtattcgtattttaagttatacgtttctacgtgtcgtgtatttctatccggcgaatcttttcggttttcaaaccaacggtcaaacttttgagatttttaaatccaaattaatttaaaaatgatattttgatgtcatatgattatatatagtgtttatatattttatttatcgcgtatatgttatctctccgaataattaatcgtgtagtagcgttttcgcgtttcgggcttcgattgggcgttcgggctaaaagcaattTATCAAATATCAAAGATGGCCCACTATGGGGCCACCCTTTCTTTTTTCGGCCGAAACCCACCATATCCCCTCTCCATTTTTGTTTTTCACTTTTCATTTTCATTTAACACATTTTTATTTCAAAACCTAATTCTCCCATTtcatttttttctcttcctcttccttCTTTTTTGGCCATCAAATatcacaccaccatcatcatcatttgatcATCAAAACTTGCTTGGATCATTCAATTGTTTATATAATCGGGttgctctcatcatcctctacacgaCCATACCATTTGatttttgattagggtataaaccctaaccctagatttttgattATTATTTAATTTTACTAATTTTGATTGTTATTATAATAGTATAGCACTTGTttattattgtattgatgattgtatgcgtagaaatgctcaaatgtgtatgttttcggtttgataaatttTGACAGCGGACTATTtgatcatttcattacatttaactGATTTTTTtgataaattaaagtgtttagataagTTCCTCTCATctagacattgattttagactccggattcatgttatttcgagtccCGGAACTTAAGTTATGCATAAATTGGTGTTTTCATGGAATTAAAgtataaaaacgaatgtgttcagtttttgtccgactttgtgaccacttttagagtctctagggtgtactagtgtgttagaatTTATGATTGGataaacattcatgttcgggtcatcgaaattcgagccacggatcacccggtatgactaaaacaagattttgaatggattaaagttccaagttgattTATGGCTGTTGGTCAAGACTTGGGGACTGATTTaggggtgttcttgagtacactaatgtgtcgggtggtttggttaggcgaagatatatataagactcgccgaaaaccgacacccggggctcaagttatgacccgatgatcttttaattaaaacttatggttatgaaatggaacttatgatataaataatgatttttattattattacattacttatgatataaaagtaattattttaatttaagacttatgatttatacatttattatatcatttaataattacttatgatttaatgaaacttataattaaacttatgattaataatacttttattattaatgtaaaatacttatggtaagtattaaacttatgatatgggattattatattaagacttataataaagattaattaattatttaattattataaggcttagttattatttaattataatttaattattaaatacttatgatttaataattataattaaaacttatgatatgattaataattccttattaattaataatacttgtgatatgactaaaaatttattattaattaataatacttatgttatgattaatatttaattaattaattaaatacttatgttatattaattatatcatttaaacttatattaacttttataattcaatttaatttaattaaacttatgatatgacatgattatacacatttgactttaaataacattataacttatattattaatataatttatactttaaaatttaatgttgactaagtttgaccaaggttgacttttgagttgactttcggttgactttgactttcagttgacttttgttgattttctaattaaggaaacttttttaagttagaaactttccaaaaatagaaactttcctatattagaaactttcctaaaatagaaactttcctaaaataaaaactttccaaaaatggaaacctgctaaaaatagaaactttctaaaaatagaaagtacgtgtccttacgttgttctgatcaaaccgaagcatactgagtgatgttctatgtttacttgcaacaagtactataactatcatactaagacttgacctaagttagttatttatatcgacctactttatttataggtcggcgttttgatcattcttgatcacttacttTATTTGcggttcgcatttttgtgtggttacttcattttcgttaaggtgagttatagcctCATTTTACATACTATTTTAAGTATTTAtgagatgtgattacatgcattttgttttatgtttagacacaagtggcaattaaatataaattattcattatgagttgaatgaaaatattccctagtctggtaactgtaaacaCTGGTTTCTACtgatgaacgcgaatcctatgaatagatctatcgggcttgacagccccattttgagctagtcgcgctagcaatttataatcgaaatgtattagtacttcgttattatttgaagatacacctgttcagtatatattgtgtttggtaagggtatggaaatggttaaatggttaccaggtgactcatggattaatggaataatattttatgttttctaacattttaaatcttgtggtctaaagcttattcgtttatttaaacctataattcactcagcatttttgttgatagtttactcgcatgttttcacaggtacttgatttatTGGGCTTCTGCTGTGttagagagtctgcatgcattttggcagatttttgttaaacattaaaactttgcattctcttttgaattattaaattgtgggtatttggttgacaatgttttatgtcaactttggttattttaataagttgagtttgtttagaactacttattttggtaaatttcatttttgggaaactttttgaatgAAGAATCAATATTGTTTAATAacttcatttaaagttcgatcaagctgtgggaccaagtgacggagccgctaagggtacttgacggggccATCATATTGAATATGAACTTAATCTCGAATTGGGACTACTTGATTGATAAATTCCGTTCTAAACTTTCGTCTTGGAAAGCTAGTTTAATTTCATCGGGCGGTAGATTAACATTGGTGAAATCAATCATGAGTAGTCTTGGTTTTTTTTTCATGTCGTTGTTCAAGTGTCCGGAAAAGGTACTAAAAAACCTTGAATCGATTCGGGCTATATTCTTTTGGGGCGGAAGCAACTTGGTTAAAAATGGCATGGGTGAAATGGGATAGAATTTTAGCTCAGTTTGATCGAGGCGGGTTAAATGTTGGGAGTCTTAAAGTGTTTAATATTGCTTTAGTTCTCAAGTGGTGATGGCGTTATTTATAAGGGCCTGACGATCTTTGGGTGTCGATCATTAAAtctattcatggtaatgtttttgaAAAGGTTTCGTCTAACACCTCGAGCATATGGTCGAATATTGTTTCTACTTGTGTTAAAACTGTCTCAGCCGATCTTCTTCCTGCAAATGCTTTTTGGCTAAACGTTGGTGATGATACGAGTACCCGGTTTTGGCATGATCTTTGGTGTGGGGATTTGGTGTTATCTTCCCGGTTCAACCGGCTATTTCACTTGGACACTAATAAAGACGATTCGATTGCGGATAAGTATAGAAATGGGGAGTGGGTTTGGACATGGTCGAGAGAGATCTTAGGATGTCGAAATGAACAACTTCTCTGTTCTCTTCTTGTCGCTATAAATGGATGCTCTTTATCAAATCGCATAGATCATTGGTCTTGTTCGTTAGCTACTGATGGTTTGTACTATGTTAAATCTGAGCTCCATGCTATTGATCGTGTGTTATTGCCATCGTCTTCTGAGGTTACGGTTTGGTATAAGTTTGTACCAAGGAAAGTTAATGTTTTCTATAGAGGCTAAGATTAGATTCTCTCCCGGTAAGTTGGAACCTTTCTGCAAAAGGGATTGAGGTTGACTCCATTGTTTGTCTGGTGTGTAACAATGCGGTGGAGACTCGGGATCATTTATTTTTCGGTTGCACGTTGGCTTTGGACATTTGGTGTAAGTTACGGGTTTGGTTGAATTGCTCCATGCCTTCTTTTACGTCTTGGGACACGTTTTTTGATTGGATTGAGGGCATTCGGTTATCGGTCATCTCCAAGAATCGTATCATTGCTTCCGTAGTTACTCTCTTGTGGGCTTTGTGGCGGTAATGAAACGGCATTGTTTTTAATGATTCTTTTTGTTAGGTCATATTTTATTTCTAGTGGAAGTAGTCTTTTTGATGTTATTAGATTACTTACTTTTCGTTGGATTAAAATTAGGGGCCATTTAGTTTCTAATTGGAACTCATGGCTCGCTATGCCTTTGTAATTTCTCTCTTAGCGCCTTGCTAGGGAgcgtttattttatataattattctttggcggttaaaaataataataataataaacaagaaGAAGTCGTCAAGAATCCCATTCCAGGTTAGTTATTTAGttacttttttttattttgatataaaagttttgatttttattataaaattcGTTCAGATTTTTTTTTCCCTCAAAAGGCAAGAATATATTAAACCACAAACACAAACTACAAAACAGGGCAGAGCATACTCATAACccaaatgcaaaaaaaaaaaaaaaaaaaaaacaaccatcAAAAAAGCAATTCTAACACCATACTAACATCAAATAGATTACACAGCAATCTGCAGATTGTTATCCATCAAAACCAAACTGCATAATTCAGCAACTTTCTGCACATTCTTAGTATCCTTGACTTTCAAGCTAGTCATTTTGACCCGAATGAAATCCTTAACTTCATCACTAACTTCATTCACTGATTTCTTCACCTTCCTAAATATTCTCCTATTCCTTTCCATCCAGATATAATACACCACAGCTCCAATAGCCACTTTATTTAAAATGTTCCTTATATCTTTGATGGCAGTATACTTAGCCATATCTTGAACAATATGCAATAGACCATTATTCAATCCTTTATAAACAAGCATTCTCTTGACCTTATTCCAAACTTGGCTTGTAAATTCACACCTAAAAAACAGATGAGAGTGTGAATCTTCCTGATTGCCACAAAAACTACATTCAATCTGCTCATTGGGATACCATTTCTTAAGTCTATCTTGTGTTGAAAGCCTATTTTGAACAGCAAGCCATAAAATAAATGCATGTTTTGGAGTAATTTTAGGATACCACACAACATGATACCAATCAATCTTTGGATCAGAACACCCCAAATCCTTCCAAGCTTGATTTGTTGAATAAGCTTTGAGTTTATTGTCATTTGTAATAAACCACATATCACCATTGGAATCTTTAAAAATATGAGGTTTCATAACATCTCTTAACACCAACATTTTCCTCCATCCCCAACTATCACTGGATTCATGGTTAATATCCCAATAATCCTTCCCTTTTAATTTCACTCTATTAATCGATTGCCACCAAATAGACTCTTTTTTACTTAATATTTTCCAGACCTGTTTCATAAGCAGAACATCATTCCACTCTTTGAGTGGCCTAAAACACAAACCACCTTGCTTTTTAGGTCTACAAATTAACTTCTAGGCCACTTTAGCTGAACCTTTATAATTCTGACCTTTtgtctgtagtgacccaaacttttccataattatgagaactatatttacatgactaaatgtttccaacatgttaagcaatcaaatttgttaagacttgattaattgaaatgagtttcatgtagataattgaccacccagttgtccggcgattcacgaacgttaaaacttgtaaaaatgaaatgatgatatatatatatatatatatatatatatatatatatatatatataacatgatattatgataagtaaatatctcacaaTGTATATTGACAAAGAGTTttatgcataaaatgaaactacttaattaaagaaactcgaaacgatatataacgattatcgttataacaacgttttaattaaaataaatccatatgtattgtattaagatattaatacactatgttaacatgataaaatgataattaattatatcattaagtgtattaacaatgaactatacgagtaagatgagactactaacttaagaatttcgaaacaatatatatatatatatatatatatatatatatatatatatatatatatatatatatatatatatatatatatatgtaacgattatcgttgtaatagtatttttaacatatatacatgatattaagatataatcataaaccatgttatcatattaacctaacaatttaacatctcatttaagtaaaaTAAcaagggattaattacatttaacaagatcgttaacttaaaggtttcgaaacaacacttacatgtaacgactaacgatgacttaacgactcagttaaaatgcatatacatgtagtgtattaaatacacttttggaagacttcaagacacatatcaaaacactcatacttatcaaagttggttacaattacatttccattcattttcatcaacaattctactcgtattcattcagtattcgtacccgtattatatacagcttctagacgcacttactatgggtatataccaataggaactagcataggattccactctttattatgtcatgcatgactaatcaaatttaacttctaccatgaacaagtcaactaactagaactccttttaaccccactcaccactcaccacttgtagtgacccgaacttttccatatttatttatattaaatgaaattgatatttacttgattaagtgtttccaacatgttaagcaatcaaacttattaagacttgattaattgaaataggttttatatggacaattgaccacccaagttgaccggtgattcacgaacgttaaaacttgtaaaaactatatgatgacatatatatggctatatattgagttaacatgatattatgataagtatgtatctcattaggtattttaacaatgagttatatacataaaaatgagcctattgaattaagaaactcgaaaacgatatatttaacgattatcattatatcaacgtcttactaattacatatgaatcattttaagatattgttacagtatataatcatgataaatgataagtaaatatatcattaagtgtattaacaatgaactacatatgtaaaaataagactactaacttaatgatttcgaaacgagacatatatgtaacgattatcgttgtaacgacatttaactgtatatatatcatactaagatatattatatatcataatatcatgataatataacaatttagcatttctttagatataataaacattgggttaacaacacttaacaagaccgttaatctaaaggtttcaaaacaacatttacatgtaacgactaacgattacttaacgactcacttaaaatgtatatacatgtagtgttttaatatttattcatacacttttgaaagacttcaagacacttatcaaagtacttctacttaacaaaaatgcttacaattacatcctcattcattttcatcaacaattctactcgtatgcacccgtattcgtactcgtacaatacacagcttttagatgtatgtactattggtatatacactccaatgatcagctcttagaagcccatgtgagtcacctaacacatgtgggaaccatcatttggcaactagcatgaaatatctcataaaattacaaaaatattagtaatcattcatgacttatttacatgtaaacaaaattacacatcctttatatctaatccatataccaacgaccaaaaacacctacaaacactttcattcttcaattttcttcatctaattgatctctctcaagttctatcttcaagttctaagtgttcttcataaattctatgagttctagtttcataaaatcaagaatacttccaagtttgctagcttacttccaatcttgttaagtgatcatccaacctcaagaaatctttcttatttacagtaagatatctttctaatacaaggtaatactcatattcaaactttgattcaatttctataactataacaatcttatttcgagtgatgatcttacttgaacttgttttcgtgtcatgattctgcttcaagaactttcaagccatccaaggatcctttgaagctagatccatttgtctcttttccagtaggtttatctacaaaacttgaggtagtaatgatattcataacatcattcgattcatacatataaagttatcttattcgaaggtttaaacttgaaatcactagaacatagtttagttaattctaaacttgttcgcaaacaaacgttaatccttctaacttgacttttaaaatcaactaaacacatgtcctatatctatatgatatgctaacttaatgatttaaaacctggaaacacgaaaaacaccgtaaaaccggacatacgccgtcgtagtaacaccgcgggctgttttgggttatttatttaaaaactatgataaactttgatttaaaagttgttattttgggaaaatgatttttcttatgaacatgaaactatatccaaaaatcatggttaaactcaaagtggaagtatgtttttcaaaatggtcatcaagacgtcgttctttcgactgaaatgactacctcttacaaaaatgacttgtaaattatatttttgactataaaactatactttttctgtttagattcataaaatatagttcaatatgaaaccatagcaatttgattcactcaaaacggatttaaaacgaagaagttatgggtaaaacaagattggatattttttgattgttgtagctacgggaaatattgtaacaattctatacaaatcatatcctagctaatttatattatactatacatgtattctaatatattatgtaatcttgggataccatagacacgtatgcaaatgttttgacatatcatatcgacccatgtatatatattatttggaacaaccatagacactctatatgcagtaatgttggagttagc
This genomic window from Rutidosis leptorrhynchoides isolate AG116_Rl617_1_P2 chromosome 2, CSIRO_AGI_Rlap_v1, whole genome shotgun sequence contains:
- the LOC139887621 gene encoding uncharacterized protein; its protein translation is MVDWIMICVSTVSFSICVNGEVYGFFKGGRGLRQGDPMSPYLFTLVMEVFSLIMRKHIKESKDFRYHFGCKHIELSHICFADGLLVLCKGEVKSVAVIKKVLDEFSAVSVKRLGVGDCKILVDKVREKVNCWRNKSLSYAGRPLKEWNDVLLMKQVWKILSKKESIWWQSINRVKLKGKDYWDINHESSDSWGWRKMLVLRDVMKPHIFKDSNGDMWFITNDNKLKAYSTNQAWKDLGCSDPKIDWYHVVWYPKITPKHAFILWLAVQNRLSTQDRLKKWYPNEQIECSFCGNQEDSHSHLFFRCEFTSQVWNKVKRMLVYKGLNNGLLHIVQDMAKYTAIKDIRNILNKVAIGAVVYYIWMERNRRIFRKVKKSVNEVSDEVKDFIRVKMTSLKVKDTKNVQKVAELCSLVLMDNNLQIAV